The genomic region TTCTGCACGACGTTTTTAGCGGTCTCAAGCATGTAGGCGAGCATCCTGTCCGTCACGAGCTTGCCGAGGTCGTCGAAAAATTTATCGTTCGCGTCGCGCGAGCGTATCTCCTGATAGAGGGCCTGCCTCACGGCGTAGGCGATGTTTTCGCTCGATATGCCTATGTCTTCGTTTGACACGAAGGGCTCGATCACGTCGGGAATTACCGAGCCCTCGCTCGAGAAGTCGGCGAGCAGTGCCTCTCCTGCGAAGCTTTCGTAGAGCCGTCCGCCGTGGTCGAAGACGATCAGCGCGGTATCGGGGCAGAGTCCGGGCCATTCGTCGACGGCGGCGGCGACAGTGGCCATCTTGCCCTCGCCGCCGCCGAGCAGCAGCGTGTCGCGCCCGCAAAGCGTTTCGGCTGTGAATTTTCCTATCTCCACCATCGCGATCCCCCGCATTTCCCGGCGGCCCCTTACGGGCCCTTAGCTCAAATCAAAGGATAGCACAGCGCGGCGTTTTTGCAAACGGCGCGGGCTCAGCCTTCATCGCGCGCGTGCGCCGTTTTGTACCAGAAGGCGAGCCCCTGCGCGTTTAGCGCGACGTCTAACGGAGCGGAAGCCTCCGGCGTGCCGGCGGGCAACGCCGTCCCGCGCTCAGACGCCATCTCTTCGTAGAGCCGTGAGAGCCCGACGCGGATCTTCCCTTCGTCTCCGCCCGCTGCGATCGCGATATCGACGTATTTTTTTATTCCCTCTTTGAGCAGCGCGGCGTTGCCCTCTATTTCGCCGATCTCGCCGAAATGCGTCAGGAAGACGCGCGCCGGCTGAAGCGACAAGATTCTATCTATCGTGGAGGCCATCGCCTCCGGCGCGAACTGTACCGGCGACGTCGAAGGGAAGGCCCAGCGGCGGCCGCCGCGGTCCTTCATCCAAGGGTAGGAGATGCCGAACGCGTCGCCGGCGAATAAAGCCCGCGCCCCTTCCTCGAAGAATATCATCTGGTGCTCGGCGTGCCCCGGGGCATTGAGGCAGAACAGCGTCATGCCGCCGAAGCTCAGTCTTTCGCCGTCGGCCGGCGTGAGCATGCGTTCCCGCGGCACGGGCACGAGTTCGCCGTAGAGGCGCTCCGTCTCGGCGCCGCCGTATACCGAACGGACGCTCTCCATCAGCTTGGAGGGGTCCGCCATGTGGCGCGCGCCGCGCGGATGTAGCACGAGCCTCGCGTTCGGGAACTCGCGCATGTAGCTGCCGGCGCCGCCGGCGTGGTCGAGGTGTACGTGCGTGACGCATACGAAGTCCACGTCGCCGCGCCCGACTCCGAGACTCTCCATCGCGGCGAGCGTATAGCCGAGCGAAGCGTTGTTGGCCGTCTCGATCAGCGCCGCCCTGCCCTGCGACAGCAGCAGGCAGACCGAGTCGACTCCGTCGCCCTCGTAATGCGCGTCGATGCAGTATATGCCGCCTCCGCAGTCCGTCATATCAGCGCCTCCATTTCGTCGAGCGTCTCCTCAAATTCCCTGACGACGGCTTCTACCGGCGCCGGCGTGCTCATGTCGACGCCGGCGCCCTTCAGCAGCTCTATCGGATGATCCGAGCCGCCCTTCGTCAGGAACGAGAGATACTTCTTCGCCGCCGGTTCCCCCCTTTCGAGTATTCCGCGCGCGAGCGCGGTAGCGGCGGAAAATCCGGTCGAATACTGGTATACGTAGAAGGGCGTGTAAAAGTGCGGGATCCTCGCCCACTCCATCTTCAGCTGTTCGTTTATCACGACGCCGCCGCCGTAATACTTCCTGTTCAGCGCATACCACAGCTCCTTCAACCCCTCCGGCGTCGTGTCCCCTCCCTTGGCCGCGCGCTCGTGCGCCTCGCGTTCGAAGGCCGCGAACATCGTCTGGCGGTAGACGGTCGTCCTTATGTTTTCCAGCCTGCGGTTCAGAAGGTAGAGGCGGCGGCGCCTTTCCTTCGTCTCGGCGAGCAGCCCGGAGAGGAATAGCACTTCGTTCGTCGTAGAGGCGACCTCGGCTGTGAAGATGCAGTAGCCGGCGGTCGCGTAGGGCTGGCTCTTATGCGAGTAGTAGCTGTGCATCGAGTGTCCCATCTCGTGGACGAGCGTCATCACATCGTTTAAATTGTTCGTATAGTTCATGAAAATATAGGGATGCGTGGCGTAGCTCCCCCACGAATAGGCGCCGCTGCGCTTGCCCCTGTTCGGGAAGACGTCGACCCAGCCCTCTGCGAGCCCTCTGCGCGTCTGAGCGACATACTCTTCGCCGAGCGGTGCGAGGAAGCGGAACATCATCTTTTTAGCGTCGCTCCACGCTATATCCTTGAAGGGGTCGGCGACTAAAGGCACGTAGAGGTCGAACATCTGAAGCTCCCTGACGCGCAGCGCCCGCCTGCGGAGCTCCATGTAGCGGTACATCGGCGCGAGATTTTTTTCTATCGTATCGATGAGATTGTCGTAGACGGAGAGCGGGATGTCGTCCGCGTCGAGCGCCTCGGCCAGGGGCGATGCGTATTTGCGGCACGCGGCGTAGAACTTCGCGCCTTTAAGCATCCCGTCGAAGGTCGCGCCGAGGGTGTTCTTCATCGCGCAAAAGGGAGAATAGAGCGACTCGAAGGCCGCTTTGCGCACGGCGCGCCTGCGCGAGCGCAGATACGCCACCGCGCGCTCTTCGGACATCTCGACCCTTTTGCCCTTTTCATCCTTTATCGCCGGGAAGGCCATGTCGGCGTTCGTAAGCATGGAGAAAGCGTTCTCCGCGGCGCCCGCCATGTCGCCGGCGCGCGCGATTATCATCTCCTCCGCTTCGGAGAGGACGTGCTCGCGCCTGCGGAGCAGCTCGCGCAGCCCGAAGGAGTATTCCGAAAGCTCCGGGGCCTTTGAGAATTCTTCGAGCCTTTCCTTAGGCATCGAAAGAAGCTCGGGCGTGACGTAGCTCGACGCGGCCGCGAACTCGACGGAGAGCGCCGATATTCTGTTCGCGGGCCCCTGGCGCTTAGAGTCGGCGGTGTCCTCGTGGCTCCTCATGTTCGCGTAGACGAAGAGCTTCTCCAGCGTTATAGAAAGCTCGTCGCGCAGCTTGAACAATTCCTTCACGCGCGCCGTAGAGCGCGCGAGCGTACCGCGGAACTCCGCCAGCTCAGGCAGGCGCGCCTTGAGCGCGGAAAATTCCTCCTCCCACTTCTCCTGAGTCGGGTAAATATCCTCTAAGCGCCATTTATATTCTTCGGGGATCCCCGCGCGCTCCGGCAGGGCAGCGCTCTTTCCCAGTCCAAGCTCTTTTTTGTTTTCTTTATCCAAAATTTTTCCTCCCGACGGCTGATTTATTTGATTTTATTGCCCTATTCTACATCAATTCGCACTTGCATATACAGATTTAAAAGTGCAAAATAATATTGTACGAATGCAGGGCCGCGCTCCGCGGCATCGGAGGTTTGCTATGATTTACGATTTTGATTCTTATTTTGACAGAAGGAACACGAACTGCGAGAAGTGGGACGATCTTAAGTCTACATTCGGGCGCGACGACATTTTAGCGATGTGGGTGGCCGACATGGATTTCCCGGCGCCCCAGCCGGTGCTGGACGCTATATGCGCCAAGGCGCGCGAGGGCGCGCTCGGCTATCCGAATATCCCTGATTCGCTGCGCGATGCGGTGCGCGGCTGGGAGCGCGAGCGTTACGGCTGGGATTTCCCGCGCGAAGCCGTCTGCTGGGCGCAGGGGGTGGTCGCGGGTCTTTCGTTCGCGACGGAGGCCTTTACAAAGCCGGGCGACGGGATGATCATCCAGACGCCCGTCTATCCTCCCTTCTACAGGACGGTGCGCGAAGCGGGGCGCAACATCGTCAAAAATCCGCTGAAATACCGAAACGGTCGCTATGTTATGGATTTCGAAGGGCTCGAAGCGCTCGTCTCCCCGACGTGCCGCGTTCTGATACTCTGCAGCCCGCATAACCCCGTGGCGCGCGTATGGACGAGGGAAGAGCTTGAAAGACTGGCCGATATAGCGAAGCGCAAAAACATGATAATCGTCTCCGACGAGATTCATCAGGACCTCGTCTACAGCGACGCGAAACACACCTGCCTGGCCTCGCTGCCAGGCATGGAGGAGCGCACCGTCACCTTCGTCGCCCCGAGCAAGACCTTCAACATCGCCGGCATGAAGGCCTCCGCGGCGATAATCCCGGACGAATACCTGCGCGGCCGCTATGTCTCCGTGCTCGAAAGATTCCATTTGAATTCGCTGAATATCCTCGGCATCGCGGCGATGGAAGCGGCGTACAGCAAATGCGGTGGCTGGTACGAGGAGCTCGTCGCCTATCTCGAGGGCAACCGCGACTTCGCGGAAAAATTCGTCAAAGAGAAAATGCCTAAAGCCCATATGGATCATCCGGAAGGTACCTACATCTTCTGGATAGACTTCCGCGGCTACGGCTTCGACGACAGATCGCTGACGGATTTCCTCGTCAACGACGCGAAGGTCGCGCTCGACCCCGGCTCGTGGTTCGGCGAAGAAGGGAACGGCTTCGCGCGCATAAACGTCGGTACGCGACGCGCGCTGCTCGCCGAGGGGCTCGAACGTATCGCGGCCGCATTGGAAAAAAGAGAAAATAAAAAGAAAAAGGGGAAATAAAACGTGGCGAAAAAAGAAACTCCGATGCGCTACTGCCGATTCATGGCTGACGGGCGGGCCTACAGCGGCATTCTGCGCGGAAACTCCGTGGATATAGTGGAGGGCGAGCCCTTCTCGGGAATCACGTCGATGATACGACTCAGCTTCCCGATCGACCGCGTGAAATTCCTGCCGCCTTTCGCACCAAAAAAACTTTGGTGCGTCGGCCGCAACTACGTCGGGCACGTGAAAGAGCTCAACCATGACGTACCGGAAGAGCCGCTGATTTTCCTGAAGGCCACCTCGGCGGTCACCGGCACCAACGACTTCATCAGGATACCTTCGTGGGCCGGAGCGATTCACTACGAAGGAGAGCTCGCGGTCATAATAGGAAAGGGAGGCAGAAACATTTCCGAAGAGGACGCCTACGACCACGTGCTCGGCTACACGATAATGAACGACGTCACCGCTCGCGCGATGCAGGGCAAAGACGGACAGTGGACGCGCTCCAAGAGCTTCGACACATTCGCGCCGCTCGGCCCGGCGATACTGATCGCGAAACGGTTGCCGAAAGAGACGCGCGTCGTTACGCGCCTGAACGGGCGTGTCGTGCAGGACGGCGCTATAGAGCAGATGATATTCCCCATCCCGCGCCTTATCTCCCACATCAGCCGCTTCGCGACGCTCGAAGAGGGCGACGTTATCTCCACGGGCACGCCGCAGGGCGTCGGGGAGATTCGCGTCGGAGACCTGATCGAGGTCGAGATCGAGCCGATAGGAACGCTGAAAAACATCTGTGCGGAATAACGCCTCAAAGACTTTATACTACATCAACTATACAAGAGCAACGAAAAGGTGTATCCGATAGTCATGACAGTATATTCTAAAGGGCTTGGAGAACGCGCTGTAAAATACATACTTGACGGACGCTCCTTGTATAATTGACGAAGTAGATCACACGGATTTGTCCGCGGCTGACGCCGCTCACGAAAAAAAAGGCGAAGGGCGTTGCTCTTGAGCAAATCCGCGTGACGAAAACATAAAAAACAAACGAGGCGCTCATTTTTCGTCCTACGTTATCGCATACAAGTCGAATGACTATAAAGGCGGCGGACCTTTAGGACCGCCGCCTCTTCGCTATTTCGCCTTCGCCGCGCGCCTTTTGTTTCGCCGCTTTTGCCGAGGAAGAGCTTCGGCGACGCTTTCGCGCCGCTCCTCTCTGCGTTTGACGCTCTCTAAGATGCGCCTTTCGACGTTGTCGAGATGAGCCTTCATCGCGGCCGCAGCGCTGTCAGGCATTTTGAGCTTTATCGCTTGCAGTATGCCGCGGTGCTCCTTGAGCGCCTCGCTGATAACGTCGCCGAGCGTGTCGCTCAGCGCGAGGAAGAGCGACACCTTGTAGCCGAGCTGCCCGATAAAATCGTAAAAGACGCCGTTGCCGGACATCTGCCCGAGATAATTATGGAACATCCTGTCGATCGACGAGACGAGGACGCTGTCGTGCATCTTCATGGCCTCTTCCTCGTCCCATATGAAATGCTCGAGGCGTTCCATGTCTTCGGGAGCAGCGCGCAGCGCGGCCTTCTGGACCGAAGCGATCTCGACGAGCTTTCTCGCTTCGAGCGTGTCGATCAGTTCGCTTTCGGATATCTGCGGTATGCGAAGCGTCCTGTCCCTGCCCTTTACAAGGTAGCCCTCGGCCGTCAGCTGCGTGAGCGCCTTTCTCAGCGGAGTCCTGCTGACCCGCAGCTCTTCGGAAAGATATTCCTCCCTAAGCGCCGTGCCGGGTGGAAGTTCCCCGCGCAGTATCCTGTTTCTCAGCGTGTAATAAATGTCATCGGCTAAACTCATGCAATTATTATACAATACTAAGCCGGGTAAAAATCGTGCTAAAAAATTTTATCTTCCGTATATGGAGAAGCTCAAGGCTTGCCTGCTCGGCCCTAACATAAATACAAAAATTTCTGCACCGGATTTTTTAGCGTTCAAACGACCCGCTTAGGGCAAGGCCAAGCGGATCGGCAATGTTCCCGCCCCTCTTCCGAATCATCGTCACCCTTTCGGGATACATTGTTACCTCATCCTAATTTGGGATTTGTTTGAGTAAGACAGCCCCTTTCATTTCCCGCAGATATATTAAAAAAATATATTTATTATATGCTTAATGATTTTATATACGTTTATAAATAAAAATCATCGAGATATTATTGCAAAAATAGTTAGTGTTTGTATCCAATAAAAATAGTGGCTAAAAATCGCATATTTACCAATATATTTCAGGTAATTTTGCAAGAAATATTTTATATTATCAGTATCCAATAGTATTGATTTTTGGAACAGGATATGATATTATGCGTTTGCAATGAAGTTTTAGATAATGAGAATGTCTTTGAATAATTTATTTTTGGATACAGTGATAGAAGTTTCCTGTCGTTGATTTTTTGTATCTTGCATAGCACCATACAAAAAATAATAATTAAAGGAGGAACTTTTTATGAAGAAATTTCTGGCCCTTGTTCTAATCGCGGCGGCGGTCGCTTTTTTGCCTTCGCACGCGTCGGCTGTGACGAAGATGAAGCTTGCCTACGTCGTCCCTGAAGCGCAGTCGACCCACGTGGCGGCAGCCAAGTTCTTCAAGCCGTATGTCGAGCAGCACACGGACGGCGAAATAATCGTCGAGTTATATCCCAACGGACAGCTCGGCGGCGACAGGCAGGTCATCGAAGCGGTCGGCCTGGGAACTATTCACATGACCATACCGGCGGTGGCCGTGCTCTCCGGCTTCGATCCGCATTTTCAGGTCTTCGACCTGCCGTTTCTTTTCAAAAGCAGGCAGGAAGCTTACGACGCCCTCGATGGAGAGTTGGGGACGAAGCTGAACGAACTCCTGCCGCCCTTGGGCATTAAAAATCTTGCCTACGCTGAAAACGGCTTCCGCATGATAACGAACAACAGGGGGCCCGTCACTAAACCGGCCGATCTAAAGGGGCTGAAGATCCGCACGATGGAGAACCCTATCCATATGGCCACCTTCAGAGCGTTGGGGGCGAACCCGACGCCGATGAGCTTCGGCGAGCTATATACTGCCTTGCAGCAAAAAACGGTGGATGCCGAGGAAAATCCGATACCTCTCATCTATACGTCAAAATTTTACGAGGTGCAGAAGTACTGTTCGCTCTCGGGGCACGTCTACGCGGCGACGGCGCTGCTCGTGAACGACGACTGGTTCAATAGCCTCCCCGAAAAACACCAGAAGGTGTTGCAGGATGCGGCGAAAATTTACCGGACCGAACAGCGCAAGATATCCGCACAGCAGGATAAGGAGATGATCGAGTCGCTGAAGAAAAACGGTATGATAGTAAACGAGATCACCCCAAGCGAGAAAAAGGCCTTCTCCGCGGCCACAGCGGTGGTATATAAAGAATTTGCCGACATGGTCAAAGGCGGCCAGGAGCTTATTGACCTGGCAAAAAAATAAACGAACGCCGGAACGTACGGGAAAAGCGCTGCGAGATTGCTTTTCCCGTACGTTGGGTTTTGGAGGTGCAATCGGTGCTGAAAAAGCTGTGGGACAATTTGGAGGAGTATATTCTTGTTTACAGCATGATGTTCTCCGTGGCTCTCGTATTTATTCAGGTGATAATGCGTTACGTTTTCAGCAACTCTCTCTCGTGGAGCGAGGAGCTGGCGCGTTATCTTTTCCTATGGCAGATATGGCTGGGCGCCAGCTATGCGGTGAAGGAACACAGGCATCTGCGCATCGAAGTAGTGCAGGATCTGATAAAGACGAGAAAAGGGAAGGTGTGCTTCGAGCTCTTCGCCATGCTACTGTGGCTGGGATTCAGCCTCTTTATGGTCTATGAAGGGGGCACTTTGACGAAGCTGCTCTTACAGCGCGGACAGGTTTCTCCCGCTATGCGTATTCCCATGGCCTACGCGTATGCCTCGGTGCCGGTGGGCTGTGCGCTTATGTCCGCCCGCCTCTGCGCAGAGATAGCGAAGAATATCCGTAGTGTGTTCGGCGAAAACGGAGGCGCCTCCAGATGGAGATAGCGGTACTTTTTGGCAGCATGACACTTTTGCTGGCCCTTTCCCTCCCCATTGGCATCTCTTTGGGTATGGCCACGGCCATCACTTTGGCATATACGAATTCCGTGCCGCTCATTATGATAGCGCAAAACGCCTTTGCCGCTCTGGATTCCTTCCCGCTGCTCGCCATCCCGTTTTTCATGCTCGCCGGTGCACTGATGAGCTACGGCGGGATATCTAAAAGGCTTGTCGCTCTTGCAGAAGCAATGGTAGGCGCAGTGCTCGGCGGACTGGCGATGGTCACTGTCACGGCCTGCATGTTCTTTGCGGCGATATCCGGCTCGGGACCGGCCACCGTTTCTGCGATAGGGTCGTTTATGATTCCCGCCATGAGGGCAAAGATGTACGACGACGATTTCGCGGCCGCTTTGACCGCCGCGGCGGGCTCTATCGGCGTCGTGATACCGCCTTCCATACCTTTTGTAATCTATGGGGTCATTTCGGGGGCGTCCGTAGGGGAGCTTTTTATTGCGGGTATTCTGCCCGGCATAATAATAGGTTTCTCACTGATGGCGGTTTCATATCGCGTCGCAAAAAAACGGCGCTACCCGATCTCACAGAACAGGATTCCGCTGGGGCGGGCCTTTAAAGAAGCCTTCTGGGCCCTGCTCGTACCGCTCATCATTCTTGGTGGAATATACGGCGGCATTTTTACGCCGACGGAGGCCGCCGTCGTGGCTTCGGTATACGCGCTAATAATAGGCAAGTTCATATACGGGGACCTTGATTTTAAAACGACTTACGACGCCTTTAAGGATGCGGTGCTGGTAAACGGCGCGACGACATTTATGATAGGCCTCTCCATGTCCTTCGCGGCGTTTCTGGCGATGGAGCAGGTGCCCGCAAAAATATGCGACTGGATGTTGTCTCTGTCTTCAAGCCCTGTCGTGATACTGCTCGTTATAAACATACTGCTGCTGATTGTCGGCTGTTTTGTGGACAACATATCGTCGATGATAATTTTGACGCCGATTCTGCTGCCGATAGTGACAAAGATCGGCGTTGATCCCGTGCATTTCGGGTTGGTGATGACGGTCGCCCTCGCTACTGGCTTCGTAACGCCTCCTTACGGTGCGAACCTATTTGTGGCGTCTGCCGTGTCGGGCGTGAGCATGGTCAGGCTTTCGAAGGCCGTAATGCAGATGATCGCAGCGATGGTGCTCTGCCTGTTGCTGTTCACCTATGTGCCCTACATAAGCATGGCGTTGGTGTGGGCGCTGAGGTGATACACGGGTGAGAGGCGTCGGCAATAAGCGGCGGATATTGATTGCAGGCGCCGGGGGAGCTCTTGACGGGGCAAATATACCCGGGAGCGTACGTGTGGCTATTGCTGAACCACAGTCCTTCGTGCCGGTCGCCGACGTAAGGGCCCTGACGCTGCAAAGGCTGAAAGGCTGCGCCGCTGCAATTCCGGCTCGCACGGCCGAAGGCGGAGTCCTTATCCTCTGCGACGATATCACCCGCCCGACCCCGACGTCGGAGATAATCCCTGTACTCTCCGATTTCCTGCAGGAGATAGGCGTTGCCAAAGATAGACAGTTAGTCCTGTTCGCCACCGGTACCCACAAGGCAATGAACGATAAAGAGGCGAAAAAAAAGATAGGGGAAGCATATGGATGGATAAAATGGTTAAGTCACAGCCGCGATACTGAGCTTTTGAGAGTGGGATTTACAGACGGCGGAATACCGGTGGACGTAAACCCGCTCGTCAAAGAATATGCGTACGTCATAGGCGTTGGCGCTGTTTTCCCACACCGTTACTGTGGATGGTCCGGCGGCGGGAAAATCGTCCTCCCCGGCGTCAGCGGAGCGAGGTCGGTTTCAGCAACGCACTGGATGCCGTACCATGATGCCTCGATAACGCTTGGGAGCAGGGATAACCTGGCCATGAGAGAGATAGCTTCCGCAGCCAGGATATCTGGTCTTTCATTTCTTATCCAGGTGGTCTGTACAGGGGACGGACGGGTAAAAGACATCGTGACCGGCCTGCCGGATGCCGCTCACAGACAGGCGATTGAGATCGCGTCGCAGTGTATGACTGTCTCTGTCCCGGAATCAGATATAGTTGTCGCTGAAGCATGGC from Synergistes jonesii harbors:
- a CDS encoding MalY/PatB family protein, yielding MIYDFDSYFDRRNTNCEKWDDLKSTFGRDDILAMWVADMDFPAPQPVLDAICAKAREGALGYPNIPDSLRDAVRGWERERYGWDFPREAVCWAQGVVAGLSFATEAFTKPGDGMIIQTPVYPPFYRTVREAGRNIVKNPLKYRNGRYVMDFEGLEALVSPTCRVLILCSPHNPVARVWTREELERLADIAKRKNMIIVSDEIHQDLVYSDAKHTCLASLPGMEERTVTFVAPSKTFNIAGMKASAAIIPDEYLRGRYVSVLERFHLNSLNILGIAAMEAAYSKCGGWYEELVAYLEGNRDFAEKFVKEKMPKAHMDHPEGTYIFWIDFRGYGFDDRSLTDFLVNDAKVALDPGSWFGEEGNGFARINVGTRRALLAEGLERIAAALEKRENKKKKGK
- a CDS encoding TRAP transporter large permease, translating into MEIAVLFGSMTLLLALSLPIGISLGMATAITLAYTNSVPLIMIAQNAFAALDSFPLLAIPFFMLAGALMSYGGISKRLVALAEAMVGAVLGGLAMVTVTACMFFAAISGSGPATVSAIGSFMIPAMRAKMYDDDFAAALTAAAGSIGVVIPPSIPFVIYGVISGASVGELFIAGILPGIIIGFSLMAVSYRVAKKRRYPISQNRIPLGRAFKEAFWALLVPLIILGGIYGGIFTPTEAAVVASVYALIIGKFIYGDLDFKTTYDAFKDAVLVNGATTFMIGLSMSFAAFLAMEQVPAKICDWMLSLSSSPVVILLVINILLLIVGCFVDNISSMIILTPILLPIVTKIGVDPVHFGLVMTVALATGFVTPPYGANLFVASAVSGVSMVRLSKAVMQMIAAMVLCLLLFTYVPYISMALVWALR
- the pepF gene encoding oligoendopeptidase F — encoded protein: MDKENKKELGLGKSAALPERAGIPEEYKWRLEDIYPTQEKWEEEFSALKARLPELAEFRGTLARSTARVKELFKLRDELSITLEKLFVYANMRSHEDTADSKRQGPANRISALSVEFAAASSYVTPELLSMPKERLEEFSKAPELSEYSFGLRELLRRREHVLSEAEEMIIARAGDMAGAAENAFSMLTNADMAFPAIKDEKGKRVEMSEERAVAYLRSRRRAVRKAAFESLYSPFCAMKNTLGATFDGMLKGAKFYAACRKYASPLAEALDADDIPLSVYDNLIDTIEKNLAPMYRYMELRRRALRVRELQMFDLYVPLVADPFKDIAWSDAKKMMFRFLAPLGEEYVAQTRRGLAEGWVDVFPNRGKRSGAYSWGSYATHPYIFMNYTNNLNDVMTLVHEMGHSMHSYYSHKSQPYATAGYCIFTAEVASTTNEVLFLSGLLAETKERRRRLYLLNRRLENIRTTVYRQTMFAAFEREAHERAAKGGDTTPEGLKELWYALNRKYYGGGVVINEQLKMEWARIPHFYTPFYVYQYSTGFSAATALARGILERGEPAAKKYLSFLTKGGSDHPIELLKGAGVDMSTPAPVEAVVREFEETLDEMEALI
- a CDS encoding fumarylacetoacetate hydrolase family protein, with product MAKKETPMRYCRFMADGRAYSGILRGNSVDIVEGEPFSGITSMIRLSFPIDRVKFLPPFAPKKLWCVGRNYVGHVKELNHDVPEEPLIFLKATSAVTGTNDFIRIPSWAGAIHYEGELAVIIGKGGRNISEEDAYDHVLGYTIMNDVTARAMQGKDGQWTRSKSFDTFAPLGPAILIAKRLPKETRVVTRLNGRVVQDGAIEQMIFPIPRLISHISRFATLEEGDVISTGTPQGVGEIRVGDLIEVEIEPIGTLKNICAE
- a CDS encoding TRAP transporter small permease — its product is MLKKLWDNLEEYILVYSMMFSVALVFIQVIMRYVFSNSLSWSEELARYLFLWQIWLGASYAVKEHRHLRIEVVQDLIKTRKGKVCFELFAMLLWLGFSLFMVYEGGTLTKLLLQRGQVSPAMRIPMAYAYASVPVGCALMSARLCAEIAKNIRSVFGENGGASRWR
- a CDS encoding GntR family transcriptional regulator translates to MSLADDIYYTLRNRILRGELPPGTALREEYLSEELRVSRTPLRKALTQLTAEGYLVKGRDRTLRIPQISESELIDTLEARKLVEIASVQKAALRAAPEDMERLEHFIWDEEEAMKMHDSVLVSSIDRMFHNYLGQMSGNGVFYDFIGQLGYKVSLFLALSDTLGDVISEALKEHRGILQAIKLKMPDSAAAAMKAHLDNVERRILESVKRREERRESVAEALPRQKRRNKRRAAKAK
- a CDS encoding MBL fold metallo-hydrolase gives rise to the protein MTDCGGGIYCIDAHYEGDGVDSVCLLLSQGRAALIETANNASLGYTLAAMESLGVGRGDVDFVCVTHVHLDHAGGAGSYMREFPNARLVLHPRGARHMADPSKLMESVRSVYGGAETERLYGELVPVPRERMLTPADGERLSFGGMTLFCLNAPGHAEHQMIFFEEGARALFAGDAFGISYPWMKDRGGRRWAFPSTSPVQFAPEAMASTIDRILSLQPARVFLTHFGEIGEIEGNAALLKEGIKKYVDIAIAAGGDEGKIRVGLSRLYEEMASERGTALPAGTPEASAPLDVALNAQGLAFWYKTAHARDEG
- a CDS encoding lactate racemase domain-containing protein, yielding MRGVGNKRRILIAGAGGALDGANIPGSVRVAIAEPQSFVPVADVRALTLQRLKGCAAAIPARTAEGGVLILCDDITRPTPTSEIIPVLSDFLQEIGVAKDRQLVLFATGTHKAMNDKEAKKKIGEAYGWIKWLSHSRDTELLRVGFTDGGIPVDVNPLVKEYAYVIGVGAVFPHRYCGWSGGGKIVLPGVSGARSVSATHWMPYHDASITLGSRDNLAMREIASAARISGLSFLIQVVCTGDGRVKDIVTGLPDAAHRQAIEIASQCMTVSVPESDIVVAEAWPEDADLWQAGKALYAAENIVREGGEIILAAALPEGLGPHRLYAELMNSDPSEILSHRSGGESASVAAAAAFITARVREKAKITIVTNSPHSIDITNTTGVRTYETLQEAMDGAVSCKAGTVAVLRQAPLMLPVRK
- a CDS encoding TRAP transporter substrate-binding protein, translating into MKKFLALVLIAAAVAFLPSHASAVTKMKLAYVVPEAQSTHVAAAKFFKPYVEQHTDGEIIVELYPNGQLGGDRQVIEAVGLGTIHMTIPAVAVLSGFDPHFQVFDLPFLFKSRQEAYDALDGELGTKLNELLPPLGIKNLAYAENGFRMITNNRGPVTKPADLKGLKIRTMENPIHMATFRALGANPTPMSFGELYTALQQKTVDAEENPIPLIYTSKFYEVQKYCSLSGHVYAATALLVNDDWFNSLPEKHQKVLQDAAKIYRTEQRKISAQQDKEMIESLKKNGMIVNEITPSEKKAFSAATAVVYKEFADMVKGGQELIDLAKK